The following coding sequences are from one Chiloscyllium punctatum isolate Juve2018m chromosome 48, sChiPun1.3, whole genome shotgun sequence window:
- the arpp19a gene encoding cAMP-regulated phosphoprotein 19a, with amino-acid sequence MLSRNEVVKRSEEASAEERQEMDDTVISPEKAEEAKLKLKYPKLGQKPGGSEFLRKRLQKDPKYFDSGDYNMAKAKIKNKQLPNSGADKNQVTGEHIPTPQDLPQRKPSLVASKLAV; translated from the exons ATGTTATCAAGGAACGAGGTGGTGAAGCGGTCTGAGGAAGCTTCGGCTGAAGAACGGCAG GAAATGGATGACACAGTAATCAGTCCTGAAAAGGCTGAAGAAGCAAAATTGAAGCTAAAGTATCCAAAGCTGGGACAGAAGCCTGGAGGATCAGAGTTTTTGAGGAAACGTCTACAGAAGGAT CCAAAgtactttgattcaggagattACAACATGGCTAAAGCTAAAATCAAGAACAAGCAGCTGCCAAACAGTGGAGCAGACAAGAACCAAGTGACGGGGGAACACATTCCCACTCCGCAAGATCTGCCTCAGAGAAAACCTTCCCTTGTTGCTAGCAAACTGGCTGTCTGA